TCATTGCCAGCACCCCCAGATAGACTGTCATTGCCAGCCCCACCAATCAAGGAATTGTTCAGGGTATTACCCGTCAAGGTGTCATTGAGGCTACCCCCCGTGACATTCTCCAGTAATGTACCTGTGGCAAGGGTGAGGGTGAGATTGCCGTTGACAATTTGACTACTGCCAATAGTGCCTAGATTGACGGCTACAGCTTGGGTGGTCGTTGTAGAAAAGTTGGCAATATCAGTACCAACAGAATCGGTATCGATAATGGTGTCGCTGCCGAGGGCAGAATCAGCATCGATTGTATAGGTATCGTTATTGGTACCCCCATCCAAGGTGTCATTGCCCGCATCCGCCTGGAGATTGTCATTGCCGCTACCTCCAAAGAGACTGTCATTGCCAGTGCCACCGACCAGGGAATTGTTCAGGGTGTTGCCAATGAGGACATCATTCAGGCTGCCCCCGGTGACATTCTCAATCTGAGAGCCGCTAGCTAGGGCCAGGGTAAGGTTACTATTGATGGTTTGACTACTGCCAGTGACTCCCAAATCTACGATTACAGCCTGGGTCGTAGTCGGGGAAAAGTCCAGAGTCTCAGTACCACTGATATCGGTAACTGTGTCACTCCCTAGGGCTGTATTGGCATTAAATCGATAGCGGTCATTCCCGGCCCCGCCATCGAGGACATCATCCCCCGCATCACCCTGGAGCGTATCGTTACCATTACCTCCAGATAGCTGATCGTTCCCTGCGCCTCCCACAAGGGAGTTGTTCCCAGTACTACCGTTCAGGATGTCATTGCTACTGCCACCTATCGCATTTTCAATCGGAGTTCCACTGGATATCGTCAGCGTTAAATTACTATTGATGAATTGGCTACTGCCAACAGTGCTCAGGTTAACGGTAATGCTCTGGGCTGAGGTAGGAGAAAAATCAAGGACATCGGTGCCAGCAGAGTCCGTAACCGTGTCGCTCCCTAGGGCAGAATCTGTATTGAATCGGTAGCTATCATTGCCAGCATCCCCCTGAAGGCTGTCATTGCCTGCGTCTCCTTGCAGGGTATCATTCCCCGTATCTCCCAGAAGACTGTCATCGCCCGTTCCCCCAAGGAGTATATTTGCTCGGCTATTACCAGTTAGCAGGTCATTAAGACTACCTCCCGTTACATTTTCCATCTGGGTGGCACCTGCCAGGGTCAAGGTGAGGTTACCATTGACAACTTGACTGGTGATCGTGGCTAAGTTGACGGTAATCGTCTGGCTGCTGGTCTCAGAGAAATCGAGGCTATCCGTACCACTGGAGTCATTGACAAGGTCGCTGCCAAGAGCTGTATTGGTGTTGAATTTATAGCTGTCATTGCCGCTACCCCCCCAACAGAGAATCAGTGCCAGCATCACCTTGGAGGGTGTCGTTGCCGTTCCCCCCGGATAGGCTATCGTTCCCTGCCCCCCCCGGACAGGGAATTGTTGAGAGTGCTGCCGGTCAGGGTGTCATTAAGGCTACCCCCGGTGACGTTTTCTATCTGAGTAGTACTTGCCACCGTCAAGGTGAAGTTGCTATTCACAACCTGACTTGAGGTGGTTCCCAGATTCACCGTGATGGTCTTGGTGGTGGTACCAGAAAAGTCGAGGCTATCTGTAGTCCCACTGGCATCGTTGACAAGGTCACTGCCCAAGGTGGTGTCTGTGTTGAACCGATAGCTGTCGTTCCCATCTCCACCGAAAAGCTGATCGTTGCCTGCTTCCCCAGTAAGGGTATCGTTGCCACTACCACTACCACTGATGTCGCCACCATAAAGGGTGTCATTGCCTGCTCCACCCAAAAGCTGGTCATCGCCCCCGATGCCCTTGAGGATGTTATCGAGGGTACTTCCAGTTAAGACATCGTTTAAGCTCCCTCCTGTGACATTTTCAATCTGGGTGCCACTGCTCAGGGTCAGGGTCAGGTTACCGTTGATGGTTTGACTGCTGCCAGTTGTCTCTAAATTGACGGTAATGGCCTGAGTCGTGGTTTCAGAAAAATCCAGGAGATCAGTACCGCTGGAGTCAGTAATCGTGTCACTCCCCAAGGCAACATCCGTATCAAATCGATAGATGTCATTGCCATCATTGCCAAATAGCAGGTCGTTGCCAGCCCCACCACTGAGGGTGTCGTTGCCACTGCCTGCGGTATCTGCTGCGTCACCGCCATAGAGGGTATCATCGCCATCATTGCCGAATAGCTGGTCGTTGCCAGCCCCACCACTGAGGGTGTCGTTGCCACTGCCTGCGGTATCTGCTGCGTCGCCGCCATAGAGGGTATCATTGCCATCATTGCCGAATAGCTGGTCGTTGCCAGCCCCACCACTGAGGGTGTCGTTGCCACTGCCTGCGGTATTTGCTGTGTCGCCGCCATAGAGGATATCATCGCCGTCATTACCCAACAGCAGGTCGTTGCCTTCATTGCCGCTGAGGGTGTCAATGCCACTGCCCACGGTATTTGCTGCGTCGCCGCCATAGAGGGTATCATCGCCATCATTACCCAACAGCAGGTCGTTGCCAGATCCAGCAATCAGTAAATCAGCACCGCTGCCAGCCGTATTGACTTCATCGCCCCCATAGAGAAAGTCATCGCCATCGCTACCGAATAATTGGTCATTTCCAGTATTCCCTCTGAGGGTATCATTCCCACTCCCAGCACTATCTAAGGTATCGCCACCGTATAGGGTGTCATTTAATGCCAAACCAGAGATGTGGTCATTCCCTGCTAGACCGATGAGCAGATCATTGTTGTCATCCGTACCGGTAATAATGTCGTCACCTGGGGTGCCGATAAAGGTGTTGGGTGGGGAGAGGGTGTGACTACCCAGATCGGTAAACACACCAGTGCCAATGCTGATCCACTCCTGAGATGGATCAAAGGCATCGGTATTACTAAAGTCACCGGTGCTAACCGTGCCTTTGCGTTGGAGAGATTGATCAGCTGTACTAACACCGTTTCCTGTCCAGGCGGTGCCAGGGTCGAAGTTAATTTGACCAATGGAATCTACAACGGTGCCTGAGGGCACTTGCACCAGGGTAATGGCTGAGTCGCCGACATAGAACAAGCTATCGCTGGTCGTGAACTTATCGACACCCGTACTCGGACCCGTTGTATAGGTTGGCAGCGCATTTAACTGATCAATCAGCGCGGAATCCGTGGCATCAATACTGGCAAGAATGAACACATCCCCTGGGGGGAGTGTAATGGCAGGTAAGGGGAGAGAAATTGCCGTGGTGGAGTAGCCCGAGCCAGAATTTTGTCGCCGTGTAATTTGAATCCGATAACCCGATAGATCAACCGGATTGGTGGTGGGATTGTAAATCTCCAGCACTCGATTGTTAGTAGGGGTGGAGATATATTCCGAAAAGAACAGGTTAGTGGTCATGGCATCGCTACGTCCTACTGAATTACCATTCCGCAACCCTTAAATAAAAGAACCTGCTGGATGAGCCTTCAAACCAGCAGGCCAAAAAAGACTGCAATCAAGCATTAACTTAGACCAAAACCAAAAATATCCAGGTTTAGGTCACGGAAAGCGTCCCGGAAATGGCATTAATGTTGATGGCGGAACCCAGGGTGTTAGTTTGAGCAGTACCCAGAGATCCATCTGAACCCAGGGTCAGGGCACTAATTTGGCCATTCGTGAGAGTAACGCCAAAGGTGCCAGAACCACCTACTGCAAAGGCACTGGAAGCAACACCATCATTGGCGGCACCGGCCAAGGCATTGACTTTACCTACTGCACCAGCAACCGCAGCACTGGTCACTGCGGTACCACCAGCATCAAGTGTAAACGAGGCCGCACCTGCTGCCCCCCCCCTCTCCTGCAAGGGCCGCAGGAACTAAACCTAGGGCTGCGGTGGTAGTCGCTAAAACACAAAAAGCAGCCACTCTTGGACATTTAATAATCATTATTGGTTGACTCCCTGGTGTGACTGAATGGTGTGAACTAATTCAGTATGTTTTTATCTCTGAAGCTGGGATATATACGATCTACTTGCGCCAATTCCTAGGACTCGTTCTTACAACGGTTATAACAATCCTCTTGATCCAGCGTCAATTAAGGTTCAATGAAGAGTTGATGAAGGTTTTTTTCTGCCACATTTGTTGATACGCAGATTCCATCTGTCGGGTAAAAATTTTGGCTTGCCACAGGGGAGCGGTGCGCCGAGATTTGTGTAACTGAAGGGCAATCTGATCGCGCAAGCTTGGATCGGAACCCAACCTAACTCCCCAATCTACGTATTCTTCCGCAGAGTAGGCAATGCCAGCGGTAATGCCGACGTTTCGCAACATACTGTAACTGTTGCGAGCTGCAAATTGTTCCCCCACCCTGGTGATGAGGGGAATTCCCATCCAGAGGGTTTCCAGGGTGGTAGTAGCGCCGTTATAGGGGTAGCTATCGAGGACTATATCGGCGATCGCTAGATTGGCTCGATGTTCTGCCTCGGTGGAGGTACGAGGCAAAAAACGTAATCGCTGGGGACTGACCCCCATGTCCTCAGTCAATTGATTAAACTTTGCAATGGTTGCCGCCTGGTCGGCTAATCCCTTGATTAATAAGTAGCTATTGGGTACTCGTTGCAAAATTTGTAGTTGCAACTTTACTGTGTTGAAGTGACGCTTGAAACCAGATTGCACACTCAGATAGACCACGGCATCCGGGGAAATATTTAACTGTTCCCGACGCAGGGTGGGCCGATCAACTTCAAAGCCATCCACGGCGATATAGGTTTGGGGAAGCCGCCAGATCTTTTCCTGGTAGTAATCTTGCGCTGCTTCAGGTAGTACATAGGGATCGGCAATGAAATAGTCAATTGTGGGCAGACCGCTGGCATCCCAGCCCAGCCAGGTGATCTGCACTGGGGCTAGTTTCAAAGCCATGACGGCACAGGTGATGTCAAGGGTGAGACTGTCTAGATCCACTAGAATATCCAGTTGATCTTGGGCAATTTGCGCTGCAATTTCTTCAGCCTTCGTGCCAAATACATAGGCTTGATCTGCCTGCTGGTGGTACCACTGCTGTAAGGGATCTTTTAAGTCTGGTTGATAGGCTACGAAATAGACATAAATGCGAAACTGGTCACGGTCATGGTGCTGGAGTAAGGCTCGTGCCAAGAACCCAACGGAATGGCTACGGAGACAGTGGGAGAGATAGCCGACTTTTAGGGGGCGATGGTCAAGAACCCGCCTAGCTTCGGGGGAGGGGCGACGCAAATGGCCATCACCCTTGACTGGAGAGATGTTTTGTGAGTCAAAGACAGGAGATACCTGCCTTGGTGGTAGAAATTGTCGATAATGGTGTTCAATGCTGGTTTGGCAGAGAGCTGCGATCTGATTCTGGAGGGGTCTGTAAATTTCAGGGGCATCGACCAGATAAAGGGTCTGGGACAGGGATAACAACAGGGGTAAGGCAACATTGACCTCTAACACCGTGGTTGATGTTGCCACAAGTGCTGTCAATGCAGATCTTTGGGCTGCACTGACTGTCAGAATTTCTTGCCAATCGGCACCGATTAACAGGCTGGTCTGCAAGATCTGTCCCAGGGCGATCGCTCGGGCCGGTAGGGTGGTGGCGGTAGCTGCTATTCTGTGGGCTGTTTCCCATGCCTGCACATAGTGATGCGAGAAGAGATAACTATTAAACAGCAAACTTAAGCCATCAGGGTGTTCTGGCTGGAGGCTGAGGATAAGTTGGGCAAATTGCGTGGCTAGGTTGGCTCTCGATCTAACATAAAGGGCAACTTTGGCAGCCTGGAGTAACACCTCAGCATAGGCAGAAGCTGGCTGGGCATAGGGTAAGCAGGCGGAGGCAAACGCCAGGGAAATGGGGTGGATGAGGGCATTCTCTAGGACGATTTTCAGCACCAACAGCAATAGGGTTGAGTCAAGGGCTGGTGGGAGAGCTTGTAACATGGCCAGAACGTGGAGCAGCGTCCCTGGTGTGTCGGTTTGCAGGGCTGCAACGTCTGCTGCCAGTAGCGAATTCAATAAGACATGGCAATTGTCGGAGGCAGGGAGAGACAGATGCTGTAAATTGATCGAGAGAAGTCGCTCCCTTAGCTCCCAAGCCGTCTGATAGTCCTGTTGTTGATCCCGGCGATCGGCTTCGGTCTTGAGGACTTGGACGAGTTCGGTGATCAAGGCTGTCTGTGCTTCCGGAGCGGCATTGTCCAGGGCAGACATCCAGGTTAATTGGGCTTCTAAGTCCTGGCCTTGTAAGAGCAAGGACAGACCTAAGTACCAGTAGTAACAGGTGGTTTCCGGCGAGGCGGCAATAAGGGCTTCGTACAGGCTGGCGGCTTGACTCAAGGCACCATTCGTCAGGGCTTGGTGGGCTTTAGCGGCCTGGGACACCTGTGAATTCAGGGAAAAATCAGAGATTTTTTGTTCCATGGAAGTCGGGTAAGGGAACGATTGTCTGGACGTACCGCTGCCACATTTGTTGATAGGCCGTTTCCATCTCCCTGGCAAACTGGGGAGCATTCCAGAGGGGAGCTGAGCGGCGAGCCTGAAGGAGTTGGAGCGTGACTTGATCTCGCAGCCTGGCATCGGTGCCGAGACGGATGCCCCAGGCAACATAGTCTGAGTCGCTGTGGGCAATGCCAGCATCCACGCCCACATTACGCAGCATCGTGTAGCTGTTGCGGGCTGCAAATTGTTCTCCCACCCGAGTCACGAGGGGAATCCCCATCCACAAGGCTTCTAAGGTTGTGGTGGCTCCTGTATAGGGGTAAGTATCCAGAACCACATCTGCGATCGCCAAATTGGCGCGATGCTGTGCCTCCAGCGTTTGTAAGGGTAAAAATCGCAGGCGATCGCGATCGACCCCGGCTTGATCGGCCAACTCTAGAAAACTGGTTTTAAGTAATCCTTGATCTCCCAAACCCTTGATCAAGAGATAGCTTCCAGGAACCCCCTGGAGAATTTGTAGTTGCAAGCGGATGGTGTCAGGATGACGTTTTTTACCAACCTGAGCGGTTAGATAGACCATGGCGCTGTCGGAAATGGCCAAATCGGCGCGATCTAGGGTGGGCAGATCAACTTCAAAGCCATCGACTGCAATATAGGTTTGGGGAAGCCGCCAGATCTTTTCTTGGTAATAATCTTGAGCTGATTCAGGCAACACATAGGGATCGGCAATAAAGTAGTCAATGGCAGGGAGACCAGCGGCATCGTAGCCTAACCAGGTGACTTGCACGGGAGCGGGTTTCAATGCCATGACGGCTAGGGTCAGCTCCAGGGTCAGGCTGTCGAGATCTACTAATACATCAATTTGATCTTGATGAATTTGCTCTGCAATCTCCAACGTATCCGTTCCCAGAAGGCGCACCTGCTCAATGTTTTGCTTAAACCACTGCTGAACCGGGTCTTGGGAACTTTCTTGATAGTTCACCATGTAGCCGTAGATGTGAAATTGCGCCCGATCATGGTGGTGCAGTAGCGATCGCACCAAAAAACCGACGGAGTGGCGACGCAGGCAATGGGACAGGTACCCAATGCGCAACGGACGACCAAGCGCCCACTGTTGTCCGCGTTGCTGGTGTTGCTGTTGATATTGTTCGACCGCAGCAGCATAGAGCCGTTGCAGCGTGGTCTGAAAAAATCGGGAAATTGGCTGCTGACAGCGGTGAAACTGCTGGGGAGCATCTTGAAGATAGGGGAGCATGAATAAAGACAGCAGCAGATTTCCAGCTTCGGATGCCGTCAAAACGGTTGGTGGATCGGTTTCCAGGGTCAGGGCCAGGGCGGCTTGCTCCTGCCCCACCTTCAAGGCTTCTTGCCAGTAGCCACTACACATGAGCATAGAGCGGAGCAACAGATAGAGAAAATAAAGTTTTTTCAGGGGTATGGGTAGCCAGGGAGATCAATTCGCGGGTCGTTGCCATACTCTCAGCAAAGCGTCCGCCTCGATAATAAAACTCGGACAATGACTGAAGCGTGGCTGGATCATCTGGCTGCAATTGGTTGCAGAAACCGGCTAGTTGGACTGCCAGATCAGAGGTACCCCAAGCCAAAGATGACTGGCGAGCTGCGATCAGTAAACGATTGACCCAAGGCTGGGGGGAGGTAATGTAGGGCAGACAAGCCGCTGCAAATTTCAAAGTGGTTGGACACAGCAGAGCATCGGTGAGTAACCGCTGCAAACTCTGGTGCAGTAGCTCTGGATTCACCTGTGGTCGTGGCTCAGATGCCAATTGGCAAAGCACTTGCCCTAGGAGCGGCGAGACTCCTGTGACAATTGCGAGTTGATCGGTATCCCTCAAAGTCTGGAGCTGTTGCGTCAAGATTGTGGCATCCGTTGGGCTTTCGAGGGGTGGGTGCAGGTCTTGAATCTGCTCCCACAGCAACCAAGCTCCGGCATAGTCCTGGCCTTGACTACGGCGCTGGGCTTCTTGTTGCAAAATTTGAATCAGCGCTGTTTCCCAATCACCTCGTTGGTCTGGGGGGGCAGTGGCAAGCAACCCCTGCCAAGTGGTTCTTGCTGCCTCTGGTTGCCCCTGCAACAGTTGCCCCAAACCGAGATACCAGTAATGCTGTTGAATGTGAGGTTCTAGCGCAATTAACGATTGATAGAGGGCGATCGCGGTACGGTAAGCTCCCTTTTGCAGGGCTTGTTGGGCTTCAATCCTTGGGAGTTCCCCCTGGGTGATCTGGGTGGCCATGGTTGCATCTATCGGGTTAGGACTGCGATCGCAGCGTCTGCAGCTGGGTCTGCTGGCATCCTCTATCTATAGCACTCTGCACCCGTTGTTCTCTGTGGAACCTGGCTTTCCAGAATTGGGTCAACCCAGTTAACAATTGACGTGTCTCTTCAGTCTAAAAAGTTACTCTCAATACTCAATAATCATTACAAGCCTTGATATGGTCTGAGACTGCTCTCAGCGTCTGAGGGTCAAAAGCCCCCATTGACATTTCATTGAGTTGCTAACAGCATGACCCATGTTTCCCGACAGCTTACGCAGCTCATCCTCTGGTTAGAACTGGCTAGCACCGCTAACTTGGTTGCCTTGGGCGCTGCCGTCGGTCAACCCCCTGTTACCACGGCCACTGTTGTCGGGTTGTTCACCCTCAAGCCTGATGACGATGTCTGGCCAGTGAGATCGGCATCCTATAGTGCTTTTGTTGGTAATTCCCTCTTGGACGTGCTGATTGACAACTCGCGGGAGGCAACGGAATTCAGTCAACTGCCACCGCTGCCAACTCAGCCGGCGATACCTCGCCCCCTGACAGCCCCCACGCCCCCCGATGTCCCGTTCCTCTTCCCTCCCACTTTGGTGCAGGATGAACGGGTGAATCCGCTGATTACCACATTTATCCTGAACAATTTTCCCATTAGCCATCTCACCCGTTGGGAGTTAGGCAGTGCCTATAGTTTCGCCAATGATCTCCAGAAAAATCCCGACTTTAATGTCATTGTCCGCACACGCGGCTCTATTCAGCAAAACCTGTCACGAGACAACGTCTTTAGCTCAGAGCAATGGGGGGAGTATGTCCACCTGCAAACGGTTCGCACCTTCCACCAGGTGACAGTGACCAACAAAGATCCTCAGACCATCCAGGGATTACTAATCCAGCAGAGTTTTACCGGGGACTGTTCTGCCCTCGGAATTGTTCCCCCCAATCCTAATTATCAATGTACCCTCACCCCAGCACTGGTTGTGGATCGGAACTCCATCGACCCGCAGTTTCAGGTGCCAACCCGGATTTCCCAACCCGGTCGGTTGGGTGATCTGGTCTCGCCAGAGTCACTGGCTATCTTGGCTCAGCCTGGATTCCAGAATATTGTCGCCAATGGACAAGTGGTGGGCTTAGATTTATTTTTCCCCAATATTGGAGGGATTCCCGGCAACAGTGACACCAATCTTTCGACGGTGACACGCCTGGAAGAAATCTACAATACTCCAGCCCTGGGATATTACCGAGTGCGGCAAATTCTGCGATCGAATCATGAAGAAGCAGTCCTGGGGCGGACAATCCGGGGAACCAATTGGATACTCAATGATCCCTATGTCCTAGAGAATACGGCGGCTCAACTAGCAACGGAGTTTCTCCCAGATGCTAATCCGAAACTAGCTGGCAGCGATCGCCCCGCCAACACCAATGTCAGTCGGAACCTGTTCCAAGCGGCCAATAATACACGAATTCCTGACGATAGCATCACCAGCTACCATGCCGGGATTGGGTACGCCAAGTCCCCCCAACCAAGTGTTCCCATCCCTGCGGCTCATTTCAACAGCCTGTGGGTCGGGTTATCTGCCGTCACCGACTATGACTTGAGCAATAGCGTCTTGGGCTTTGAATTAACGAGTCCCTTAGTTCCAACAGTGTCGGCTGGGGCGGAGGGGGGGGTGAATCAGAATGTTGCCTTTGTTTCAGCGGTGAATAATCAGGTGTTCAGTACCCAAAATCTTGCTGATTTCTATGTACAACTTTACTTAACCTTCTTTCAGCAAAATGCGTTTTTAGTTTCGGTGAGCCAACTAACGGAGACCACACACTACTTTCCTCACATCAGCTTTACAGGCAATATTACAGACACCAACCAAATATTAAGGTACTACACTGGCGTGATCGCGAGTAACAATATTGAAACCGTTAAAGCCTATCTAGGTGCTGATACCACCTTTACCTGGGAGGGTTGGACGCTCTCCGCTGGTGCCATTGGTTATGTGCATCCCGATCGGGACTACTATAGTCGCCTCAGTGCTGGGCTTTCGAAACAGCTACGACTGAATGCCTTTAGTAACATCACACTCTTTTCAGGCATGTACTATGCCCTGGATCAACCCCAAAATATTGGTATTTTTGAGGTCGATTCCCTAGTTAATTTTGTGAACGCGGGGATGCGGCTGAATGTTTTCAATGGTTCTCTTGGTGCCACCTACACGGCTGGGAATTTGTTACCCAACTCAATCAGTAACACCCTCCGCTTTGATGTTGTCATTCCCCTAGGAGACTATCTTGCCCTGTCAGGTTACTATTCACCCCTGAATGACAATGCTTCACGCTCCCTTTATGG
This genomic stretch from Neosynechococcus sphagnicola sy1 harbors:
- a CDS encoding calcium-binding protein, translated to MTTNLFFSEYISTPTNNRVLEIYNPTTNPVDLSGYRIQITRRQNSGSGYSTTAISLPLPAITLPPGDVFILASIDATDSALIDQLNALPTYTTGPSTGVDKFTTSDSLFYVGDSAITLVQVPSGTVVDSIGQINFDPGTAWTGNGVSTADQSLQRKGTVSTGDFSNTDAFDPSQEWISIGTGVFTDLGSHTLSPPNTFIGTPGDDIITGTDDNNDLLIGLAGNDHISGLALNDTLYGGDTLDSAGSGNDTLRGNTGNDQLFGSDGDDFLYGGDEVNTAGSGADLLIAGSGNDLLLGNDGDDTLYGGDAANTVGSGIDTLSGNEGNDLLLGNDGDDILYGGDTANTAGSGNDTLSGGAGNDQLFGNDGNDTLYGGDAADTAGSGNDTLSGGAGNDQLFGNDGDDTLYGGDAADTAGSGNDTLSGGAGNDLLFGNDGNDIYRFDTDVALGSDTITDSSGTDLLDFSETTTQAITVNLETTGSSQTINGNLTLTLSSGTQIENVTGGSLNDVLTGSTLDNILKGIGGDDQLLGGAGNDTLYGGDISGSGSGNDTLTGEAGNDQLFGGDGNDSYRFNTDTTLGSDLVNDASGTTDSLDFSGTTTKTITVNLGTTSSQVVNSNFTLTVASTTQIENVTGGSLNDTLTGSTLNNSLSGGGRER
- a CDS encoding beta strand repeat-containing protein — encoded protein: MLALILCWGGSGNDSYKFNTNTALGSDLVNDSSGTDSLDFSETSSQTITVNLATITSQVVNGNLTLTLAGATQMENVTGGSLNDLLTGNSRANILLGGTGDDSLLGDTGNDTLQGDAGNDSLQGDAGNDSYRFNTDSALGSDTVTDSAGTDVLDFSPTSAQSITVNLSTVGSSQFINSNLTLTISSGTPIENAIGGSSNDILNGSTGNNSLVGGAGNDQLSGGNGNDTLQGDAGDDVLDGGAGNDRYRFNANTALGSDTVTDISGTETLDFSPTTTQAVIVDLGVTGSSQTINSNLTLALASGSQIENVTGGSLNDVLIGNTLNNSLVGGTGNDSLFGGSGNDNLQADAGNDTLDGGTNNDTYTIDADSALGSDTIIDTDSVGTDIANFSTTTTQAVAVNLGTIGSSQIVNGNLTLTLATGTLLENVTGGSLNDTLTGNTLNNSLIGGAGNDSLSGGAGN